The Rhizobium sp. WSM4643 genome contains the following window.
GAATTCGGCGCATTGGCCACGATAGATACCTGGCCTTTCGGCCCGCAGAGTCAGGGTATTTTCTCGCCCCGGGATAAGATCCAACTTGCCTGCGAGGCTCGGCACCCAGAAGGAATGAATGACATCGACCGCCTGAAGTCGAAGGCGGATGGTTTTACCCACGGGGATGTGAAGCTCGTTCGCCGTCTGGAATATCTGCGTTTGATCGTGATCGGCATAAATGAACTGCCACCACCACTGCTGGGCCCGGACAACGACCGTCACATCGGCGTTTCCACCGCTGTTCAAGGCGCGGGTCGTATAGAAACTTGCCACGGTGAGGATGCCGATGATGAGCGCAGTGGCAGCAGTGGCCGTCGCAACGGCGATCGTCATCGTCCGCTCCGAGCGATTATCCGGGCCCGCGGAGTGGTTCCTGCGGGGCACCAGCGCGAATGTCAAAAAACCCACCACGGCGAGCCAAATGATGGCAGCTACCCACGCAATGAAGATGATCAGGTTCTTAAGCGCAATGGCCGCTTCACCATGAGCGTGGAGTACCGACTGCGCAGTGCTGCACCCGGAAAGCATGATCAATAGCGCGAGCGGCAGACAGCGGAGCTTCACGGCGATGGCCCCTGCTGAGGATGCAGCGGGATTGGACCTTCCTCGAAAAATTTGGCGGCGGGCGCTCGGTTTTCGGCCGGGCGCGTATATCGATCGTCGTTGCGGCCGGGGGCGACAGGGTTGGCGGAATAGGCTCCGATCGTCTTGACATAGCCGGCGAGCTGCCAGATCTGATCGATCGTCATCCTGTCTTTGAAGGCCGGCATCCCATGCGGCCGTCCGTCGCGAATGGAGGCGACGATCGACACCATTGAAGGGCCATAGAGCCACCATCCGTCGAGGAAGGACGGACCAGCCCCGCCTCTGCCGTCACCGTGACAGGACGCACAACCGAACCAGCTGTAGAGCCGCTTACCCTGGCTTAGATCGTAGCCAGTCGCCTCATAAGGCTTGTTGAGCGCAAAATAGATTTCCGGGGGCGCGCCGCTGATCCCGTTTGCCATCAACCGGATACCGTCCAGCGCCGCCGCTACCGGCGGGTCGACACGGTACTGCCTCGGCTCCCGCAGCCAACCGATAGCGGCGGCCAAGATGATGGCAAGGATTAAAACTAAGATGCTCGAATACCAGCCAAGGCTCCCCTTCAAAATCTTCTCCGGCATCGCTTGATCCTCTAGAGCATGATCCCGAACGCATGACCGGATTTCGGATGACATCATGCTCCAGCTATGTATTGTGAAACAGAATTCGGTCTTGGGCCGACTGATCTCCTAAAATCATCCTGTTTATAAGCCATTCACTCGAGTGGTGCTGTTTCACATCGACTGAGGCGGACTGGCAGCAGCTTGTAAGATGGCGTTTTGGCCTTCTCGTCGTGGTGGTCGAGTGGAAAGAGCGGATTGGCTTCAGGGTAATAGGCTGCGCAACATCCGACCGGAATGTCGTAGGGGACAATTCTGAAGCCGGAGATCATGCGTCTAGTCTCGGGCTCAATGGCCGTCGACAGATCGACAAAGTCTCCGGCGACAAAACCCAACCGGGCAATATCGGCGGCGTTCACAAAAACTACGCGGCGCGTACCGTCGATGCCCCGGAAGCGGTCACTGTAACCATAAATCGTCGTGTTGAACTGATCGTTTGACCGTAAGGTCATAAGGTGAAGAACTCGTTCGTCGCCAACGCCTTCGAACTGCGGAAACAGGCGTTGCGGAGTGATGAAATTCGCCTTGCCGTTCGGAGTCACCCAGCGGCGCTCCCTGGCTGGCAGCGGCCGTGGAAAACCGCCGGGCTGGAAGAGCCGCCGGTTGAATCCCTTGAAGGTCTCCGGATATGTCCGCTCGATGGCATCGCGAATCTCGGAATAATCCGCAACCCAGCTATCCCAAGGCACGGGGCTTTCCGGCAACGTCGCCTTCGCGATGCCGGCGATGATGGCCGGCTCGGACAGCAGGTCCGGGCTGGCCGGCGTCGCCCTGCCCCGCGAGCCGTGGAAATGTGCCACCGAACTTTCCATCGACACCGCCTGCGGGCCGCTTGCCTGCTTATCGATCTCCAACCGGCCAAGACACGGAAGAAGGTAAGCGATCTCGCCATGGATGACATGGCTTCGGTTAAGCTTAGTGGCAATCTGCACGGTCAGGCGTAGCTTTCGCCATGCAGCTTCCATCGCCTCCGTCTCAGGGGCTGCGCGCAGGAAATTGCCGCCGAGGCCGACGAAGGCCCGGCTTTCGCCGCCCAGAATGGCTTTGCAGACATCGACGGTCGTGTGACCCTTCCAGCGCGGCGGATCGAAATGATAAAGTTCCGCCAGCTTGTCCAGCGGTACAAGACCCGGCTTTTCGGTTATGCCGACCGTGCGCTGCCCCTGGACATTGGAGTGGCCTCTGACGGCGCAGATATTGGCGCCGGGCTTGCCAATATTGCCCCGCAACAGGGCAAGATTAACCACCATCTGAACATTTTGAACGCCCATGACATGCTGTGTCAGCCCCATCCCATAGACCATAAGAACCGCATCGGAAGCGGCATAGGTACGGGCCGCGTGCGTCATCTGCTCGCGGGTCAACCCTGATACTCGTTCCAATTCTGGCCACTGATAGCCCCGCGCGGCGGCGGCGAACTCCTCGAAGCCGGAGGTGTGTTCGGTGATGAAATCATGGTCCAGGACGTGTTTTCTATCGACCGCCCGCATCGAGGCCGCAAAGGCAACGGCTGCCGCATTGGCAGGATCGCCGGGCACTGCATCGGATCCAGCGACTCTGCTGAAACCGGAGCTATGCAGGGCGTCGTCGGCCTCTATCAAAGCCTTGCAGACGCCAAAGATGGCCGCGACGTCCCCACCGTTCTTGACTTGATAATATTCGCTGGAAATCGGTGTTTCCTTACCCGTCAGCATCTGGCTCGGCGCCTGCGGATTGATGAAGCGCAGTAGCCCCGGTTCTCTCAGCGGATTAAAGGTTACGATCTTAACACCACGGTCGACCGCATCCTGAAGGTCATGCAGCAGACGTGGCGACGACGTTCCGACATTCTGGCCGATATAGAATATGCAGTCGCAATTTTGAAAGTCGGAAAGAACCGCCGTGCCGACGGAAGCGCCGATGCTTTCCGGCAGCGCGACGGATGAACTCTCGTGACACATGTTGGAGGAGTCGGGCAGATTATTGCTGCCGAAGATGCGAGCGAAGAGCTGATACATGTAGCATGTCTCGAGCGAAGCCCTGCCCGACGTATAGAAGTCCACCTTCTCCGGCGAAATCGCCCGCAATTCGCGGCCGATCTCTTCGAAAGCGGCAGCCCACGAGACCGGAACATATTTATCCGCTGTCGGATCCCATCGCATCGGATGGGTGAGACGCCCCTGTTCCTCCAGGTCGTGGTCGCGCCAGCTTTCGAGTTCGGTCAGGGTATGCGCCGCGAAAAAAGCCCGATCTGCTCGTTGATTTGTCGTCTCCCATGTCGTCGCCTTGGCGCCGTTCTCGCAAAATTCAAGCGGATGGGTCTTGGCGGGTTTGGCCCAGGCGCAGCTTACGCACATATATCCATCCGGCTTGTTCTGATGCGCCAAGAGCGCTGGGCCCGAGAGGGGGATATGTTCGCGGACAAGGATTTCTCCCACCGATTTTGCCGAGCCCCATCCGCCCGCTGGCCCGCTGTCAAATCCGATCTTCGGTGTTCTTCTGGGTTTTGACGTCATGGTTTTGAACTATCCCGAGAGTTATCGCAACTGCTGCTGATGCCCTGCGGGGCAGCCGCCGGTCGGACATCCAGTCCTGACACTGGAAGGTCGAATCGACTGCCGCCAGTGTTGCTGCCAAACTCCCGAAAGGACCCGTTGTTCCGCGGTCGCGGAGATGCGGTTGGGACCCGCCGGAATTCTGCCACATCATGCGGTAGTGCACCGATGATCAGGCGGGCCTTGGGCCCCTTTTACGCTGGCGGCGGTTTTGTAGTTCCCCGCCGGTGCATTTTCTCTTCGATCTCGTCCAGTACCTCTTCCGGCCTCACCTGCTCCTTTAGTTCCTCGAGCTCTTCTGTCGTCTCGATTTCGATGCCGAGCTTCTCGGCAATGGCTGAGACCAGGGTCAGCAACTCCGTCGTCTCATGCTCTGCCAGAAGACAGATCTGCAGGTTGAGATCGGCGCGCTTGTCGTCAGCTTCCGCCATACGATTTTGGCTGATCAGCACGAATGTCGAGACGAAAATGGCTTCGACGGAAGCGACCATCGCCAGAATGACAAATGACGGGTCGAAGACCGGCATGAGCGGAAGCAGGCCGGTATTGAAGATGATCCAGAGCGTAACGACCAGCAGGTGCAGGTAGACGAACTTCATCGATCCCGCGAAACGGGTAATGGCATCGGCCACCCGCTCCTGCCGGCTCGATTGTCGCGCCTCCTCCTCTCGCCGCTTCAGCAGAGCCTCGATGTTGCGGTCGAGACGTCTCGATATCGTGCTTTGCTTCTGCTCGGATCTCGGCACCGACATTGAATCTTCCATATTGGGAAATCCAAACCTCCTTGAAAGCAGAGAGTTCCGCGCGTAGCAGTGCTGCTCATTTCACCGGCGAACCGGCGATTCGCGATGGCTTGGCTTCCCGCTCCCGCCGCTTTCACAGCTGTTCAGAGACGACCGGATGAATTCCACGGCCCGCTTACCTATGCCGGGAAGCGCCAGGAGTTCGTCGTCGGTCATGGAGGACAATTTACTGACACGCTTGATGCCGCTGGAAAAAAGCGCCTTGACGATCCAGGCAGGAATTTTGCTGCGGGCGAGCATATCGCTCGAGGCTCCCGGCGGCTTTGATGTCTTCCCTGCTGTTCGAGAGGCCATGTTCATCCCGCAGATGATTTGCGACCGCCAAAACCGGAAAGAGGCTCGGCGGTTCCAGCCGATTCACCGATGACCGCAAACAATTTCGTCCGGTCGCCCCGACGCCGCCGCTTCATCCGCGCCGATAGATGTCGTCGATGATTTCGGCGACCTCGACAAGGCGTTCGCAGGACGGATCGTAAGCCTGACCACTGGCGAGCCGGGCGGCCCAGTCCGCTGCCGCCCGGCCACCCCAATCGTCGGGAGGCCGGACAATTTCTTCGGTCGATGTGCCGCGGAAGCGATAGGCCGCAAAGTCATAGAACGACCCGCCGACGTTCCTGAAAGATGCACCCCCCGATGTTCCGAAGAAGTCGGCGCCGATGACCGCATCGCATCCTGCCTGCAGCCGCCAGGAGCAGGCGAGGCGGAGGACCGCGCCAGTCGCCAACGTCAGGGTGGCAACAGCGAAATCTTCGACATCCCCCGTTGCGCTGATTGGCTCGCCGCCTTTCATCAGGGTACTCGTGGTGTCGACCACCTCGGGAAAGTCGAGGCACCAGAGCGCCATGTCGATGAGGTGGACGCCGAGGTCGATCACGCATCCTCCGCCCGACAGCGATTTGTCGTAAAACCAGGATTTGTCGGGACCGTAGGCATTGTGGAAGACCAGATCGGCGGCGAAGACCGTGCCAAGCTCGCCTGATCTGAGCAAATCGCGGATGCGCTGCATGCCTTGCGTGTAACGATAGGAGAAATCGACGCTCAACAGCCTGTCGGCTGATCTGGCGGCGGCCACGACCGCTGCCGCTTCCGCGCCAGATCGGCCGAGTGGCTTCTGACAGAATACTGCAACCCCAGCCTGTAGCGCCCGGATCGACTGCCCGGCGTGCAGGGCGCTCGGAGTGGCGATGACGACGCCGTCGAGGTCGAGCGACAGGAGCGCATCGAGATCGGCGACGATTTCCGCATCCGGCGCAAGGCGCAGGGCTTCTTTCCGCATGTCTTCGGAGGGATCGGCGATGGCAACAGCTTTGGCCATCTGCGTGCGGAGGATTGCTTCCATTCTATTTCTGCCGATCCAGCCGACACCGAGGAAGCCGAGTCTGACAGGCTTGACCCGCATCTGCAGAGAGCGCTCTACCAACCTGTTCATCAGCACGTCACCATCGCCTTGAGGAAACCATCCGGCCTGTCCCGAGTGGCGTCGAGCGCCTCGCCCAGGCCCTCGAGCGGATAAACATGGGTATAGAGCGATGATGGATCGAGCCTGCCGGAAACGACCGCTTCGATCGCCTGGCGCATGCCGCTGATATAAATCCTTGGATCGCGTTCATGAGCATTGATGACGTCGAGGCCACGCCAGTTCCAGAGCTGCATATTGACCTGCCTCGGACCGTCCTGATGGTATCCGGCCACAACCAGCCGGCCGCGCTCCGCGGTCAGTTCGCCGGCGAGATCGAGCGGCCACTGTTTGCCGACCGCCTCTATGACGCGGTCGCAGAAAGCACCGTTGGTCAACACTCTCACAGCTTCGATGATCCGCCAGTGGTCGTCCATCGCCAGTACTTCGGCGGCGCCCATGCGCTTGGCGGTCTCGAGGGAAAACGGACGGCGCGAGATGGCGATGACGCGCGCACCGGCGCCGCTGGCAAGCTGCGTCAGCAAGGCGCCGAGAAATCCGATACCGATAATGGCGACGGTCTGGCCCGGCTCGATGCGGCTGCGCCGGAATATGTTCATCGCGCAGCCGAGCGGTTCGCCCGGAAAGGGTTGGCCGTCGAGCGCCGGCGGCAGCGGCACGACCATGTCGGCATCCGCGATATCGTGGGTTGCGTAGGCATGATATGAGAGTGCAGCGACGTGGTCTCCCAGGCTGAGGCCAGACACCCCTTCCCCAAGCGCATCGATCCTGCCCCATCCCTCGTGACCGAGACCACCCGGCTCCGTCGGAAAGGTCATCCATTCTGGCCCTGCCCAGGGCGCAAGATTGGAAGCGCACACGCCCGACCCTTCGATCCTGATCCTGACCTGGCCCGGCCCTGGCTGGGGAAGAGGCCTCTCTTCGACCGATATTTGTCCGGGGCCGGTGATGATTGCCGCCCGGATCGCTCCCTCGGTCGCCCTTGGCAACACGTTCATGAGTTGCTCCTTCATCTAATTGGCCGGCTTGGTGTTGGCAGACGTCGTTGCCGCAGTGTGGCTCCGATTCCGACCATCGACCTCTCACCAGGTCGCCGCTTCTCAATCTTCGAGACGTTATTTCGCTTATAGATTGGCCGCCGAACCAGCGACGCCGCCAGTTGTTCCGGACGATGTCAAAGAACATGTCAAAGAAGATGACATTGATGCAGGAACAATCTTCGCCTCGGTTGGTTCGGCAGGTCATCTTCAACTTGAGCGGACGGAAATCAGATGGCGATGATCCTTGTAACTGGCGGCTGCGGCTTCATCGGAAGACATGTTGTCGAGGAGCTTCTCGACAATAGGTATGAGGTACGGGTTCTCGATGCATTGATCGATCAGGTTCACGGCGATGCTGAAACGTCGCTGCCGGAGGCTGCCGAAATCATCCGCGGCGACGTCAGAGACAAGACTGCGGTCGAACGGGCTCTGTTGGGTGCCGATGGCGTCATCCACCTCGCTGCGGAGGTCGGTGTCGGACAGTCAATGTACGAGATCGCTCGATATGTCGGGGGCAATGATCTTGGCACCGCGGTTCTTCTGGAGGCGATGATCGGCCGCCGACCCAAACGCGTTGTCGTCGCCTCGTCTATGAGCGTCTATGGCGAGGGCCGCTATGAAACCGCCGACGGTGCGCAGCTCGACCTGGTCAGGCGGCGCAGCGACGAGATCAAGGCCGGTCAATGGAATCCGCGCGGCGTTGACGGCAAAGTCCTGAGGCCGGTTGCGACGGATGAAGAAAAGCCGGTGGATCTCTCCTCGATTTATGCGCTGACCAAGTATGCGCAGGAAAAACAGGTCCTGATCTTTGGCGAAGCCTATGGCCTCGAGGCGGTGGCGCTCCGTCTCTTCAACGTGTTCGGCGCCGGCCAGGCCTTGTCCAATCCCTATACCGGAGTGTTGGCGAACTTCGCTTCAAGGCTCGCCAATGGTCAGCCGCCGATGATCTTTGAGGATGGCGAGCAGCGGCGAGATTTCGTGCATGTGCGCGACGTCGCGCGCGCTTTCCGCCTGGCGCTCGAAAAACCCAATGCGCCGGGACATGTGATCAATATCGGCAGCGGTCAGGCCTATACGATCGCGGAAGTCGCAACGCTTCTCGCCGATGCGATGGGCGTGCCTGAGATCCTGCCCGAAATCATGAACAAGGCGAGGTCCGGCGATATCCGCAACTGCTTTGCCGACATTGCGAAGGCGCGTGAACTGCTCGGCTTTGAGCCGCGCTTCATGCTGGAAAACGCGCTCGGACCTTTCGTCGATTGGGTGAAACAGACCGGAGCGATCGATCGCGGCGCGGAAATGAAGCGGCAGTTGGAGGAAAGGGGGCTGGTATCATGACCATAGCCGCATTGTCCGCCGCGACCGGCACGTCCTCAAGATCCTATGGCTTCGTCGAATGGTTCCGCCCGGGCGAATACGAGCGGACGTCGCAGACGATCGCAGACGTCCGCATCAGCGGCGCCAGCTACTTGCGCACCCATCTGTCATGGGCCGAATACCTCGCTCCGGGTGGCGAAGCATGGTTTGACTGGCTGATCCCGAAGCTTGGCCGCGAGATCGATCTCCTGCCCTGCCTTCACTACACGCCGCCGTCCTTGTCGCGGACCGGAAGGTCCTCCGGCGCACCGGCCGATCTCAAATCCTATGCCGACTTCGTCGACCACGTGCTCACCCGATACGGTCAGTATTTCAGTCATATCGAATTGTGGAACGAGCCTAACAACCTGCTCGACTGGGATTGGCGCGAGGACAAGGACTTCCTGCTGTTTTGCGAGATGGTCGGCGCCGCCGCCTACTGGGCCAAACATCGCGGCTGGCAGCCGGTGCTCGGCGGGCCATGCCCCTTCGACCCCTATTGGCTTAACCTGATGGGCGAGCGCGGTGTGCTCGGCGTCGTCGATGCCGTCGGCTTCCACGGTTTTCCCGGCACGTGGGACAGTGAGGAAGGCACCTGGGGCGGCTGGGACATGCATCTCGGCGAGATGCGAAACATTATCGACCGCTTTAATGACAAGGCCGAGATCTGGATTACCGAAACCGGTTATTCGACCTGGCGCAACGACGAGATGGAGCAGGCACGGCGTTTCGTGAGGGCTCTGAGCGTGCCGGCCGACCGGATGTATTGGTATTCCTGGCGCGATGTGCCGCCGGACGTGCCGGTGCAGGAGGGCCTGTGGTTCGATCCGCGGCACTATCATCTTGGTGCCGTCACCCACGAGAATCAGCCGAAGCTGCTCGCGCGTTTGCTGATGGAAGGCGGCGTCGATCGGCTCGAGCAGGTCGCGCGGCTCGCCACGCCCAACCTCGACAAGGGAGCCGCCCCGATCGTCATCACCGGAGGCTGCGGCTTCATCGGCTCGAACCTCGCCGACAGCTACCTCCAGGACGGCGAAGACGTCGTCGTGCTCGACAATCTCGGGCGGCCCGGCGTCGACCAAAACCTCGGCTGGCTGACCGAGAGGCATGGGTCAAGGCTACATCCGGTGCTTGCCGACGTGCGCGACGCCAGAAGCATCGAGGCAGCCTTCGCCGACGCCAAAGCAGTCTTTCATTTCGCCGCCCAGACCGCGGTCACCACCAGCCTCATTCACCCGATCAATGACTTCGAGGCCAATGCGCGCGGCACGATCAATGTGCTGGAATCGGTGCGAAAGGCCGGTCGCCAGGCTCCGGTGATCTTTGCCAGCACCAACAAAGTGTATGGCGGGCTCGACGACCTTGCCATGCGGGAGGCCGAGGACCGCTACATGCCGGTCGATGAGACCGTCCGATCATACGGGATCGGCGAAGACAGGCCGCTTGATTTCTGCACCCCCTATGGCTGCTCGAAAGGCGTGGCCGACCAATACGTGCTGGACTATGCGAAATCCTTCTCCATCCCGACGGCCGTGCTGCGCATGAGCTGCATCTACGGCCCGCGCCAATTCGGCACCGAGGACCAGGGTTGGGTGGCGCATTTCCTGATCCGGGCGCTCGCCGGCGAACCGGTCTCAATTTACGGCGACGGCAAGCAGGTTCGCGATATTCTTCACGTCGCGGACGCGATTGCCGCCTATCGCGGCGTTCTCGATGGCATTGACGGGATCAAAGGCCGCGTCTTCAATCTGGGCGGCGGTCCGGCGAATGCCGTCAGCGTGCTTGCAGTCCTGCGCGCGATCGGCAGGCTGATTGGGCACCCGGTCGAAACCTCCTTCGACGACTGGCGATCAGGCGATCAGTATTTCTTCGTCGCCGACACCCGCAAGCTGCAACAGACTCTCGGCTGGAGTGCGCGTGTCGGCTGGGAAAGCGGACTGCAGCACCTTGCGGAGTGGCTTGTCGAAAATCGTTTCGGCGGCCGACCGCTCCTGCGCCGCGATCGGAGGGCCTCCGCATGATCCGTCGACGAGTCCGGATTTTGATGACCCTGGATGCGGTTGGCGGCGTCTGGCGCTATGCGATGGATCTCGCCGCCGGGCTTCGGCGCCAGGGGATGGAAATCGTCTTTGCCGGTCTCGGCCCCGCACCGTCGGTAGCGCAGACCGCAGAGGCGAAAGCGCTGGGACAGCTGGTATGGCTCGATGCCCCTCTCGACTGGATGGCGTCGAGCAGGACCGAAATATCAGCCGCGCCTACCGAAATCTCCCGCATCGCCAGGGATTATCACGTCGATCTGCTGCATCTCAACCTGCCGTCCCAGGCCGCCGGGATCGACACGCCGCTGCCCGTAGTCGTCGTGTCCCATTCCTGCGTCGTCACCTGGTTTGCCGCGGTGCGCCGGACGCTGGTGCCGCCGGATTGGGGATGGCAGCGCGATGCAAACAAAGAAGGTTTCGACCGCGCCGACGCCGTCCTTGCGCCAAGCATGAGCCATGCGGATGCACTGCAAGCCGCCTATGGTCCGCTCTCGCGGCTGAGGGTGATCTACAATGCGAGCCGCGTCGGATCCGACCAGCGTCCAAAGAAGACTTTCGTCTTCGCGGCCGGGCGCTGGTGGGATGACGGCAAGAACGGGGTCGTCCTCGACAGGGCGGCAGCAGCAATGCCCTTGCCCGTCGTCATGGCAGGCTCTTGCTCAGGTCCCAATGGGCAGCGATTGCAGCTCAATGACGCCGACGATCGTGGGCCGCTCCCCTATCCGAAGACCATCGCCTTGATGCAGAGCGCGCAAATTGTCGTATCGCCGTCCGTTTACGAGCCCTTCGGCCTGACCGCTCTCGAGGCGGCGCGATGCGGCGCGGCTCTGGTGCTGTCTGATATCCCAACCTATCGCGAGCTGTGGGATGGGTGCGCGCTGTTCTTCGATCCGCATGATCCCCAGTCCCTTGCAGCAGCGTGCATGCGCCTCTGCGAAGACGAGCAATTGCGCGCCGAACTCGTGGTGCGATCGCTGGAGCGCTCGCGAGCCTTCAGTTTGGAACGCCAGGCGGCATCGATGCTCGAAACATACGCGCGACTGATGAACGACATTTTCACCCCGGCAACGGCGGAGCAATCATGAAATTCCTGTTTTACACCCATTCGCTGGTTTCTGATTGGAACCATGGCAACGCCCACTTCCTGCGCGGCATCATGCGGGAGCTGACCCGCCGCGATCACCAGGCGCTAGCGCTCGAACCCGAGGAATCCTGGAGCCGGAGCAACCTGCTCAGCGATCAAGGGCCGAGGGCGGCCGAAAAATTTC
Protein-coding sequences here:
- a CDS encoding NAD-dependent epimerase/dehydratase family protein; the encoded protein is MTIAALSAATGTSSRSYGFVEWFRPGEYERTSQTIADVRISGASYLRTHLSWAEYLAPGGEAWFDWLIPKLGREIDLLPCLHYTPPSLSRTGRSSGAPADLKSYADFVDHVLTRYGQYFSHIELWNEPNNLLDWDWREDKDFLLFCEMVGAAAYWAKHRGWQPVLGGPCPFDPYWLNLMGERGVLGVVDAVGFHGFPGTWDSEEGTWGGWDMHLGEMRNIIDRFNDKAEIWITETGYSTWRNDEMEQARRFVRALSVPADRMYWYSWRDVPPDVPVQEGLWFDPRHYHLGAVTHENQPKLLARLLMEGGVDRLEQVARLATPNLDKGAAPIVITGGCGFIGSNLADSYLQDGEDVVVLDNLGRPGVDQNLGWLTERHGSRLHPVLADVRDARSIEAAFADAKAVFHFAAQTAVTTSLIHPINDFEANARGTINVLESVRKAGRQAPVIFASTNKVYGGLDDLAMREAEDRYMPVDETVRSYGIGEDRPLDFCTPYGCSKGVADQYVLDYAKSFSIPTAVLRMSCIYGPRQFGTEDQGWVAHFLIRALAGEPVSIYGDGKQVRDILHVADAIAAYRGVLDGIDGIKGRVFNLGGGPANAVSVLAVLRAIGRLIGHPVETSFDDWRSGDQYFFVADTRKLQQTLGWSARVGWESGLQHLAEWLVENRFGGRPLLRRDRRASA
- a CDS encoding glycosyltransferase family 4 protein, with the translated sequence MTLDAVGGVWRYAMDLAAGLRRQGMEIVFAGLGPAPSVAQTAEAKALGQLVWLDAPLDWMASSRTEISAAPTEISRIARDYHVDLLHLNLPSQAAGIDTPLPVVVVSHSCVVTWFAAVRRTLVPPDWGWQRDANKEGFDRADAVLAPSMSHADALQAAYGPLSRLRVIYNASRVGSDQRPKKTFVFAAGRWWDDGKNGVVLDRAAAAMPLPVVMAGSCSGPNGQRLQLNDADDRGPLPYPKTIALMQSAQIVVSPSVYEPFGLTALEAARCGAALVLSDIPTYRELWDGCALFFDPHDPQSLAAACMRLCEDEQLRAELVVRSLERSRAFSLERQAASMLETYARLMNDIFTPATAEQS
- a CDS encoding Gfo/Idh/MocA family protein — translated: MNRLVERSLQMRVKPVRLGFLGVGWIGRNRMEAILRTQMAKAVAIADPSEDMRKEALRLAPDAEIVADLDALLSLDLDGVVIATPSALHAGQSIRALQAGVAVFCQKPLGRSGAEAAAVVAAARSADRLLSVDFSYRYTQGMQRIRDLLRSGELGTVFAADLVFHNAYGPDKSWFYDKSLSGGGCVIDLGVHLIDMALWCLDFPEVVDTTSTLMKGGEPISATGDVEDFAVATLTLATGAVLRLACSWRLQAGCDAVIGADFFGTSGGASFRNVGGSFYDFAAYRFRGTSTEEIVRPPDDWGGRAAADWAARLASGQAYDPSCERLVEVAEIIDDIYRRG
- a CDS encoding NAD-dependent epimerase/dehydratase family protein produces the protein MAMILVTGGCGFIGRHVVEELLDNRYEVRVLDALIDQVHGDAETSLPEAAEIIRGDVRDKTAVERALLGADGVIHLAAEVGVGQSMYEIARYVGGNDLGTAVLLEAMIGRRPKRVVVASSMSVYGEGRYETADGAQLDLVRRRSDEIKAGQWNPRGVDGKVLRPVATDEEKPVDLSSIYALTKYAQEKQVLIFGEAYGLEAVALRLFNVFGAGQALSNPYTGVLANFASRLANGQPPMIFEDGEQRRDFVHVRDVARAFRLALEKPNAPGHVINIGSGQAYTIAEVATLLADAMGVPEILPEIMNKARSGDIRNCFADIAKARELLGFEPRFMLENALGPFVDWVKQTGAIDRGAEMKRQLEERGLVS
- a CDS encoding DUF1003 domain-containing protein, whose product is MSVPRSEQKQSTISRRLDRNIEALLKRREEEARQSSRQERVADAITRFAGSMKFVYLHLLVVTLWIIFNTGLLPLMPVFDPSFVILAMVASVEAIFVSTFVLISQNRMAEADDKRADLNLQICLLAEHETTELLTLVSAIAEKLGIEIETTEELEELKEQVRPEEVLDEIEEKMHRRGTTKPPPA
- a CDS encoding FdhF/YdeP family oxidoreductase; protein product: MTSKPRRTPKIGFDSGPAGGWGSAKSVGEILVREHIPLSGPALLAHQNKPDGYMCVSCAWAKPAKTHPLEFCENGAKATTWETTNQRADRAFFAAHTLTELESWRDHDLEEQGRLTHPMRWDPTADKYVPVSWAAAFEEIGRELRAISPEKVDFYTSGRASLETCYMYQLFARIFGSNNLPDSSNMCHESSSVALPESIGASVGTAVLSDFQNCDCIFYIGQNVGTSSPRLLHDLQDAVDRGVKIVTFNPLREPGLLRFINPQAPSQMLTGKETPISSEYYQVKNGGDVAAIFGVCKALIEADDALHSSGFSRVAGSDAVPGDPANAAAVAFAASMRAVDRKHVLDHDFITEHTSGFEEFAAAARGYQWPELERVSGLTREQMTHAARTYAASDAVLMVYGMGLTQHVMGVQNVQMVVNLALLRGNIGKPGANICAVRGHSNVQGQRTVGITEKPGLVPLDKLAELYHFDPPRWKGHTTVDVCKAILGGESRAFVGLGGNFLRAAPETEAMEAAWRKLRLTVQIATKLNRSHVIHGEIAYLLPCLGRLEIDKQASGPQAVSMESSVAHFHGSRGRATPASPDLLSEPAIIAGIAKATLPESPVPWDSWVADYSEIRDAIERTYPETFKGFNRRLFQPGGFPRPLPARERRWVTPNGKANFITPQRLFPQFEGVGDERVLHLMTLRSNDQFNTTIYGYSDRFRGIDGTRRVVFVNAADIARLGFVAGDFVDLSTAIEPETRRMISGFRIVPYDIPVGCCAAYYPEANPLFPLDHHDEKAKTPSYKLLPVRLSRCETAPLE
- the coxB gene encoding cytochrome c oxidase subunit II encodes the protein MKLRCLPLALLIMLSGCSTAQSVLHAHGEAAIALKNLIIFIAWVAAIIWLAVVGFLTFALVPRRNHSAGPDNRSERTMTIAVATATAATALIIGILTVASFYTTRALNSGGNADVTVVVRAQQWWWQFIYADHDQTQIFQTANELHIPVGKTIRLRLQAVDVIHSFWVPSLAGKLDLIPGRENTLTLRAERPGIYRGQCAEFCGLQHGHMAFAVIAEDDADYQRWLARQRLDAATPTEAEAIAGQGVFLAKQCAACHAIRGTSASGSTGPDLTHVAGRRTIAAGLLETTRGSFAAWIADPQTLKPGNNMPMVPLTTDELRQLSAYMESLR
- a CDS encoding MDR/zinc-dependent alcohol dehydrogenase-like family protein; its protein translation is MNVLPRATEGAIRAAIITGPGQISVEERPLPQPGPGQVRIRIEGSGVCASNLAPWAGPEWMTFPTEPGGLGHEGWGRIDALGEGVSGLSLGDHVAALSYHAYATHDIADADMVVPLPPALDGQPFPGEPLGCAMNIFRRSRIEPGQTVAIIGIGFLGALLTQLASGAGARVIAISRRPFSLETAKRMGAAEVLAMDDHWRIIEAVRVLTNGAFCDRVIEAVGKQWPLDLAGELTAERGRLVVAGYHQDGPRQVNMQLWNWRGLDVINAHERDPRIYISGMRQAIEAVVSGRLDPSSLYTHVYPLEGLGEALDATRDRPDGFLKAMVTC
- a CDS encoding c-type cytochrome, encoding MPEKILKGSLGWYSSILVLILAIILAAAIGWLREPRQYRVDPPVAAALDGIRLMANGISGAPPEIYFALNKPYEATGYDLSQGKRLYSWFGCASCHGDGRGGAGPSFLDGWWLYGPSMVSIVASIRDGRPHGMPAFKDRMTIDQIWQLAGYVKTIGAYSANPVAPGRNDDRYTRPAENRAPAAKFFEEGPIPLHPQQGPSP